Within Porites lutea chromosome 2, jaPorLute2.1, whole genome shotgun sequence, the genomic segment GTATAATTAACTAAGTAAATGTATGCGTCTAGTTACCGAGTacattaatatttattaaataaaatattaagaaattgAAAGCTACGTGGACTTTGTCAATAATTAATAGCCGCTGGGAAATGAGCCCGAGTTGGCGCTAGCGCAGTAATGTATAGAGCAAAGTGTCTTATCGGGGTTTTCAAACCCGGTAAAGATCTTTGTAAATCAACTCTTATTCTCAAATAAAAATCAGGGTGAGAGTTCTAAAAGTTACGTCTGCGGCTATAATAATTTGGAAATGTGAACCTTGATCCAATCTCGTTGGAGCCGAGAGGAACTAGTAAATGATTTTAGGGAAAAAGTGTGAAAGCGACGTTTTAGTGTTGACACTTTAAAGTTTCAACAAAGAGCAAAGGCTTTCGgtaaaaaatgtttcttaaaacaaattaGGATTTGGGAAAGGCGAGCACGACGTCCAGTAAGCGTTATCCCAAAATGAAGTTAGTTTAAACCCTCTCTGGAGGTTCAAAGTTAGGCTTCCCTATTACCCGACTTCTTTAAAAAGCTGTATTTTTGCGGGTGGCACTCCTTTCCGTCGATTGTGTATAGAGTCTCCCCGGCCCAACAGTGGGTGTACCTTGtcacaaaaaaagcaataatttgCGCTGAGCGATCGCTTGGAATGATCAATAGGGCGTCCCTAGCtcccaaaataaaaaaaaaaaatcaccagccCTCTTAAGACAACGGTTAAGTACTGTGATCGCCTCAGCTTCATCTTTCATTCAGACGCAGAGGCCACCGCGGCCGAGCAAACAAAAGAACAGGCGGATCTATAGCTCTCTCGTCAGTCTTGCTTCTCCTATTCTCGTCTGTTTGAAAAGAGACTGCTCTTGGGAATATGGAGTCCTCCTGAGCATTTGGGACACATtagttagagcggttttcatttgagtgtcgaaaagtaattggttttgcactttctacacgatgcgattggcttaaaagattcgcgccaccttttcatccaatcagaagtaagaccaaagccaattgtgacgcgctcgcatgcattttcccgcgctttgcgtcagccacatgtaattactccgagttttgattggttcaatgtattgtctgtgtcctatgtgattggccagagtaattactttggttttggttttacgacactcaaacgaaaaccactctaatgcAAAACTTGGGGTatttgaaaatagaaaattacaaTCCGCAAAATTTGCCCCATCTGTGCCCGGAGTACACACTGAGCTCCACCAGTAACTCACAAGAGTTGAAACAACTTCAGAAATTGTTTATTCAAAATCTCAACCTTGACACTACCTCATGGGAACTCagaaaaaatatcaaagaagcTTATCATcaatattaaaaggaaaaagttcGATCACGTTATTAACATTAATAATGTTTGGGATAAGCGATGTTTTTTGTATGTGTTTCCACGTTCCCATTAGATCATAACTATAAGAAGAACACAATTAAAATTATGTTCTTAGTGTCGCCGGTAGAAACTAGGTTTCAAGCCGATGCTTTGGAATATTTGAATGGTTGGAAGCTGTGACGCCACTTATAAGTTAAAAGTTTCCAATGTTATCTAAGAAAGGCAACACTGATTATGCATGTAGGAACGCCCTCTTTAAATACGTTAGTCAATACAGGCGCCGCTTAACTGATAACTAAACGGATCTTCTATCATCACATCAGTAAACAGATCTCTAAACAAAAAGCAACTCAACGGATATAACAGATATACTGATCTCTTGTCAACATATTATTTTGCTGGATTACAGGCATTAAAAAATCAGGGCGAAGTCTTTATAATTGTACATAACGCTCCTTGCTAATACCAGATAAATAAAGACAACGAGGAGATTACCGACTTGCAACTTTACAACGATTCAAGAAAACATTTCTTGCTCCATTGGCTTACTGACCCATGGGCCATATTTCGACGATTTAAAATAATCGCACAGTTTACGCTTAGCCTCTTGAAAGTTAGTCGCCATCTTTTTCGCTTCGCAGTAGGTTTCAGCGGCCATGAGTTCCTGGCGGCTTAACTTGGCGCTTATCTCTTTGAAGGATGAATACAACGCGGCCTTACAAACGCGTGAAGGAGTGGGACTGTTCTGTGTCCGTGTCATACACGCGCCTGTGCGGCCATCGGTCACTTCAGGGTAGGCATCACCAATTGACCAATTGACGCTAAGGTTATTTGTCTTTTCTGTCTCGCGCGGTGGATCATACGCTGTAACACGACCAAGCCATGGATGATTCACGTGATACGGAGATGGAAGCAGCGTGTTGAGGTCACTGTTGTGTTGCAAACGACAGCAGACAGCGCGTGAGAGATGACCATGGTCGTATAGGTAGCCTAGAGTGAGCGACGCTAAGTAAACGGGCTCAATGAAGTGGCTCAGAAGAGCACCCTGCAGTCCAAGAACATTCCAACGGCAAATCTTATCACTGCAAGACATGGTACGTAATCTGTTGCCCCGCAACAGGCCATCCCATGTTTGAATTCCATCGGAAGGGTCGATAGGAATCGTACCTTCGCCATCTTCGATCTTTGTTCTCAGGATTCCCTGTTGTTTTGTGGTGAATGTAGGGTTATGCTGTGTTGAGTGTTCTGAAAAGTCAGTGTTCGGTTCCTCTCGGGGAGTAAACAGAGCACCGTCTCCGCAAGGCGCTGTacttatataaagatgaaatgACAGCTCCTCGCGTACTACGAGCCTTGAGGAACCTTGCTTTGCAGTGAAAATGGACTCCTTCCCTTCGCAGTACTTGCCTAACTGGTTGTAGAAGAATCGAAGCAGGGATCTACGAGCTACAATTTCAGCGTGAGAATCGTTTACGGTCTTTCCTTCCATACTTAACCGCTGACCAGTAACGCAGCGATTCCCAGTTCCAAGAGAAACAACTTGGCCAGAATCATCGACACCTTGTTTCATAACAATGCACGCTACCACCTTTCTTCCAGCAAATTTATCAGCAATGGACGCTGCAATCTGAAGAAACGTGTGATGCGAAAGAGCAGCAATAAGATCGAAGTGTGTACGGACTTTACTGAGAACGCTTGCAGAGGGGTTCGTGATGTTCAATGGCGAAGCACCATCCATTCCCGTATTTGCACCCCGACCTAGCAAGCTTCTTAAAGCGATATCTGCAGCCTCGCGCCTAGCATCCTTCATGTTTCTGGCATTTGCCGCAGGGAACAGTTTGCCATTGATTTTTGCAGCAACAGCAAAAGTAGGACGCTGGCTGAGGGTTTCAAAACTTaattccattttgtttttttgcacgTACTCATTTAGAGCACTAACGGGGTTTTTGTTCATTGCTGCGTAAGCGACACTGGAGAGGACATCTGGAAGATCCATTTGAGGGCCTGAAGGTGTTGGCGGGATTGAATTGTAGTTTGCAACGCCACTGGATGGCCCACTGGTAGATACTTGTGGTGTGAGACCTAATAATCTGTTATCATTTCCTGAAGATGATAAGGAAATCTGAGTGCTTTGAGATGGAACTAAAGCTGACGATAACTTGGGAGTAAACACGTTGCTCTTTATTCCTCCAAATTGGCCAGCCACAGGCCCCTGCTGTTCAGACAACCCAAACGCAGGTGATGACGACATGGAGATAACAGGTTTCTTTAGCGTTTGATGCCCTTTATCGTTATCTGCTTCAGGATATGGTCTCTTTCGATCAACTACAGCAGAACCTGAATCAACACCCGAACCTTGGAAAGTCAAGGAACTCACTTCTTGGCGTACCTTCCAAGTGGGAGGGTGATCGTGCATCTTGTAAATCAAACCTAGCGTCTGGAGTTTGTAAAGTGTTGGATTAATCTGTTTCTTTGTGTTCAAACCAACTTGTTTGGCCAGTTGAAGAGTATCGCACGACTTCCTTTCTCGTTTCATGTATTCAAGTACCCTCCTTTCCAAATCACCAAGTGTCGTGGGCTGCTTAGAGAGGGTGCTTAGTGGGCTCATGCTGGAGGTTGGGACTGCCTGGGGACCTTTCTTGACAAGATTCTGAAAAAGGTGTGCTGACGGAGGTGGTGGCAGATTGGCAGTACCTTGTTTTGGGAAGTGCATGGGAGAAGGCTTACGCAAATCGGTAGCAGATTGCACCTTGTGCTGTAGCGTATTCCCTCGAGATGATGAACTCGGCGGAGACTGGCCCATGGGTAAATTTGGCTGGTCCTGGCCAAATGCGGAAAACATATCCTGGTGAAATGTCACGGTTTCTTTCTGCTCGTTTTCATTTGAGTTCCACTGTTGCTGGGAATCATTTTGAGGCATTTGTCTGCTTGCACTTGAGCTATGTAATACAAGATTTTGACTGCCAAAGCGAGGCTCTGTCATGGGTGGGCGCGTTGGTCGAGGAACAGGCAAAGACATCAAAGGACGAAGTGGTGTCATCGTGGGAGATTGCTGACTTGGTCGAAGAGGAGGTGAAAATGTGGGTCTTGCAGCCATTGCAACAGGTGCTGGTTTTCTGGTGCACTGCGACATCAAGGTATTGAATAGGTGAGCTGATGGGGGTGGAGGGGGTCCTCCTGATGGTGTTGGCAGGGGCGCGGGTGGACGTGTGCACGCACCTAGTGTGGCAGATCTGCTGTGAGCCATAGCAAAAGCAGGATCAGATGAAGGAGATACACTGCTCAGCCTAACAGCACCAGAGGGTTGTGGACAAGGACCTTTATTGGATTGCAGCAGTGGATTTTGATCTAATAAAGGTTCAGCTGAGCAGTTAACAAGGCTTGGATGGTTGTCGACATCTTGCTCACAGAACATGCTGTCCTTACTTGAAGAACCTTCGTTtgaattttgagaaatttggGTCTTGGCAGAACCACGATCAccatctttttcattttttacaaagGACGGTGATGCAGACAAATAACCTTTTTCCAGGTTTCCTGAAGTTTTCGATTGTTGGCCATCTCCATCACTCAGATTTTCTTTCGCTTCTAAGGCTCTATCCTCTTTTCTGTCCTCCATTAATTTCTCCTGTTCTTCCTCGTCATTATTGTCAGATTCATAATCAGGTACCAGTGGTGGCAGTTCAGGTATTTCTTTATCTCCCCTCTTGCTCTCTGTTGTTGACTCTCCAATTACCCACATGGGaggcattttcatttttctgactattttctttgtctcctccAGTTTATTGATGCACTCTATTACACTTGCTTCACATGTGTGGATGGCAACACTGTGTAGAATGTCATTGAGTGTGCAAGGGTGCGTTGACACCTGCAGGGCACCCAAGATTTGCTTTTCTAAGGATCCATTTTGCTGTGGACAGCTTTCTCCCCAATGTTTGCCTTTTGAGTGAGACTTCGAAAGGTTCTTCTTTTGATTATCAGCTGAGACACAATTGTCTTCACTGGGTGGTCTTTCTGCTGCGTCTTTAACGTCGAAGCTCACTGCTTCAGCTCCTGTGCAAAATCAAAAGAGTGCTGACTCATAATCAGAAAACAAATTCCACTAGGTGTGATGTAAAGCTGGCACACCCATTAGTCAATCAAAATTTCCTCACGCAGTCAAACCAAATCAAGTTTTTCCTTGATCGAACCAACTTTAACATACATACTTTGCATTAAATCATCTTTTTAACGAGCAAAATGTAACTTTGATTATAAAACTGACTGGTTGGAAACctaaaggtttaaaaaaaaaaatgaagatggTGACAAAGTGAAACATACACCATCTGACAGTGAGCTCAAAGTGTGTTTATCTCAACCTGTCCCAAGAGATAGGAAGTAGAAGACCACTTATGGTAATGCTATACAGTGTACACAGTGTATCTGTGGCGCTACTTTGGTAAATCTTGGTAAAGTGACCATCAGTAGaaccaataggccatttgtactaagaggtcatgtgacatagTTTTTATGAATGAGAAAGTTATATAATTTTGCCTTTGAAAAACGATTAaggggtcatatcttaaacaaaataatagttattttcttaaaacgagtaagttcgtagctggtcacgtgaccaaactgtgatttttaaaattataaattacCTCTTTCTGCACACAAATTTTgtacttaaacttcaaggaaaatgttgaaaagatgatgggGTAGcatttacagcacatctgagcgtaactatcacacgtttaacaagatataagcaaaaagtagttttggccgccatgttggagggcaagagtatgccctccaacatggcggccaatacaaatcatactactttgttgaaaaatcaaagtgccataaaatatcttccttAAATGAGTTTCCTTTCAAATTTCGGGGGTAAGATTATTTTTATgagctctgtcaatttttggcatcagcaagactgcaactcattgtttaaaggaagcgttggtcacgtgacctcttagtacAAGTGGCCTATCACTACCATGAAATCTAAGGGCTTGTGATGATAACCTGGGGCAGGTGCATGTAAGCCTATAGCTTAGTTTCAAATTAACACAAATATAGAACCAAATAATCCTGAATCGAATCAAATGGCTATCACTGGAAATAACCAAGAACTTGAATTATATATTTTCATTCCCTAGAAAAGTGTCCACAGTAAAAATCAACTACCCAGATATTGGCCATTTCAGAGTTGTGTCGGGAACTGGGGTGAGTTGCAAATTGAAACTAATCAATAAACTGACACGACCATGAAAAAGGTCACGTCGAGATTGGTTATTTCACCAAGTTTGGTGCCCTAAGGTCgaacagggatcaagttatgattcttgaaacatggttaaagatcaatacaaacatctgtaattttgtgacagcgtccCCC encodes:
- the LOC140928836 gene encoding uncharacterized protein, whose protein sequence is MAAEWKEKVLDLFTRENGSFSLHEIMDRLEIKSNAIVNVAIFELVREGVLTQTSEMPPKWEFTRAQSQTETEKNCVGERSDEGAEAVSFDVKDAAERPPSEDNCVSADNQKKNLSKSHSKGKHWGESCPQQNGSLEKQILGALQVSTHPCTLNDILHSVAIHTCEASVIECINKLEETKKIVRKMKMPPMWVIGESTTESKRGDKEIPELPPLVPDYESDNNDEEEQEKLMEDRKEDRALEAKENLSDGDGQQSKTSGNLEKGYLSASPSFVKNEKDGDRGSAKTQISQNSNEGSSSKDSMFCEQDVDNHPSLVNCSAEPLLDQNPLLQSNKGPCPQPSGAVRLSSVSPSSDPAFAMAHSRSATLGACTRPPAPLPTPSGGPPPPPSAHLFNTLMSQCTRKPAPVAMAARPTFSPPLRPSQQSPTMTPLRPLMSLPVPRPTRPPMTEPRFGSQNLVLHSSSASRQMPQNDSQQQWNSNENEQKETVTFHQDMFSAFGQDQPNLPMGQSPPSSSSRGNTLQHKVQSATDLRKPSPMHFPKQGTANLPPPPSAHLFQNLVKKGPQAVPTSSMSPLSTLSKQPTTLGDLERRVLEYMKRERKSCDTLQLAKQVGLNTKKQINPTLYKLQTLGLIYKMHDHPPTWKVRQEVSSLTFQGSGVDSGSAVVDRKRPYPEADNDKGHQTLKKPVISMSSSPAFGLSEQQGPVAGQFGGIKSNVFTPKLSSALVPSQSTQISLSSSGNDNRLLGLTPQVSTSGPSSGVANYNSIPPTPSGPQMDLPDVLSSVAYAAMNKNPVSALNEYVQKNKMELSFETLSQRPTFAVAAKINGKLFPAANARNMKDARREAADIALRSLLGRGANTGMDGASPLNITNPSASVLSKVRTHFDLIAALSHHTFLQIAASIADKFAGRKVVACIVMKQGVDDSGQVVSLGTGNRCVTGQRLSMEGKTVNDSHAEIVARRSLLRFFYNQLGKYCEGKESIFTAKQGSSRLVVREELSFHLYISTAPCGDGALFTPREEPNTDFSEHSTQHNPTFTTKQQGILRTKIEDGEGTIPIDPSDGIQTWDGLLRGNRLRTMSCSDKICRWNVLGLQGALLSHFIEPVYLASLTLGYLYDHGHLSRAVCCRLQHNSDLNTLLPSPYHVNHPWLGRVTAYDPPRETEKTNNLSVNWSIGDAYPEVTDGRTGACMTRTQNSPTPSRVCKAALYSSFKEISAKLSRQELMAAETYCEAKKMATNFQEAKRKLCDYFKSSKYGPWVSKPMEQEMFS